A single region of the Mycobacterium avium subsp. avium genome encodes:
- a CDS encoding carboxymuconolactone decarboxylase family protein: MSRIGTFADDDLAGWFVKSPDIGAALGAFSQAVYTKNRLPLRTRELARAVIAHRNECVVCVNTRDEDGPAAGVDEELYDHVHEWRTWPGYSEQERLAAEFADRFATDHTGLRDDEDFWSRCAEHFSDELLADLALSCALWVGMGRVLRTLDIGQACKLTIPSRG, encoded by the coding sequence ATGAGCCGAATCGGAACATTTGCTGACGACGACCTGGCCGGCTGGTTCGTGAAATCTCCGGACATCGGCGCCGCGCTGGGCGCGTTCAGCCAGGCGGTCTACACCAAGAACCGGTTGCCGTTGCGCACCCGGGAGCTGGCCCGCGCCGTGATCGCCCACCGCAACGAGTGCGTCGTGTGCGTCAACACCCGCGACGAGGACGGCCCGGCGGCGGGCGTCGATGAGGAGCTGTACGACCACGTCCATGAGTGGCGCACCTGGCCCGGCTACAGCGAACAGGAGCGGCTGGCAGCCGAATTCGCGGACCGCTTCGCGACCGATCACACCGGTCTGCGCGACGACGAAGACTTCTGGAGCCGCTGCGCCGAGCACTTCTCCGACGAGTTGCTCGCCGATCTGGCCCTGTCCTGCGCGCTGTGGGTCGGCATGGGCCGGGTGCTGCGGACCCTCGACATCGGGCAGGCCTGCAAGCTGACCATCCCCAGCCGCGGATAG
- a CDS encoding nuclear transport factor 2 family protein — protein sequence MIAVEDVVRGLWQALSRRDWDAVKTFLSDDCLYVDMPVPALSARGPEDIVKRLKMGLEQLAGYQNHPGVLVSNGSDVLYEHSETWTFATGEQGVLRFVTVHKVIDGKVTVWKDYWDMQSLVAFAPPNHFEGLANGDTSWVFDASALV from the coding sequence ATGATCGCGGTGGAGGATGTCGTGCGCGGGCTGTGGCAGGCCCTGTCGCGGCGTGATTGGGATGCGGTCAAGACCTTCCTGTCCGACGACTGCCTGTATGTCGACATGCCCGTTCCGGCGTTGTCGGCCCGTGGCCCCGAGGACATCGTCAAGCGGCTCAAGATGGGGCTCGAGCAGTTGGCCGGCTACCAGAACCACCCCGGCGTGCTGGTGTCCAACGGCTCCGACGTGCTCTACGAGCACTCCGAGACATGGACGTTCGCCACCGGCGAGCAGGGCGTGCTGCGATTCGTCACCGTCCACAAGGTGATCGATGGCAAAGTGACCGTCTGGAAAGACTATTGGGACATGCAAAGCCTCGTCGCCTTCGCTCCCCCGAACCACTTCGAGGGCTTGGCAAATGGGGACACTAGCTGGGTCTTTGACGCTTCAGCATTGGTCTGA
- a CDS encoding cytochrome P450: MKERLHWFAMHGFIRGAAAQGARRGDVHARLIADPAVAADPARFYDEARARGTLVKGRVAYLTADHALAHELLRSEDFRVLVFGSNLPAPLRWLERRTRDDLLHPLRAPSLLAVEPPEHTRYRKTVSAVFTPRAVAALRDRVERTAAELLDQLTGGPGVVDIVGRYCSQLPVAIISEILGVPEQDRSRVLEFGELAAPSLDIGLPWRQYRSVQRGIAGFSSWLAGHLQQLRSNPSDNLMSQLIQTAESGSAETYLDETELAAIAGLVLAAGFETTVNLLGNGIRMLLDAPEHLDTLRRRPELWPNAVEEILRLESPVQLTARMALDDVEVAGRQLHRGDLVLVYLAAANRDPAVFGDPHRFDIERPNAGRHLAFSGGRHFCLGAALARAEGEVGLRTFFERFPEARAAGAGSRRETRVLRGWSSLPVRLGPARSLAAAEAGGRPDEPTAG, translated from the coding sequence GTGAAGGAACGCTTGCACTGGTTCGCGATGCACGGCTTCATCCGCGGCGCCGCCGCGCAGGGCGCCCGCCGCGGTGACGTGCACGCCCGGTTGATCGCCGATCCGGCGGTGGCCGCCGATCCGGCGCGCTTCTACGACGAAGCTCGGGCCCGCGGCACGCTGGTGAAGGGTCGCGTCGCCTATCTGACGGCCGACCACGCGCTCGCCCACGAGCTGCTGCGCTCCGAGGACTTCCGGGTGCTGGTCTTCGGATCGAACCTGCCGGCGCCGTTGCGGTGGCTGGAGCGTCGCACCCGCGACGACCTGCTGCACCCGCTGCGCGCCCCGTCGTTGCTGGCCGTCGAGCCGCCCGAGCACACCCGCTACCGCAAGACCGTGTCGGCGGTGTTCACGCCCCGCGCGGTCGCCGCGCTGCGCGACCGGGTGGAGCGCACCGCGGCCGAGCTGTTGGACCAGCTGACCGGCGGGCCGGGCGTCGTCGACATCGTGGGACGGTACTGTTCGCAACTCCCGGTCGCGATCATCAGCGAGATCCTCGGCGTCCCCGAGCAGGACCGCAGCCGGGTGCTCGAATTCGGCGAACTGGCCGCCCCGAGCCTGGACATCGGATTGCCGTGGCGCCAATACCGCAGCGTGCAGCGTGGCATCGCCGGCTTCAGCTCCTGGCTGGCCGGGCATCTGCAGCAGCTGCGCAGCAACCCCAGCGACAATTTGATGAGCCAGCTGATCCAGACCGCCGAAAGCGGTTCGGCCGAAACCTATCTCGACGAGACCGAGCTTGCGGCGATCGCCGGGCTGGTGCTGGCCGCCGGCTTCGAGACCACGGTGAACCTGCTCGGCAACGGCATCCGCATGCTGCTGGACGCGCCGGAGCACCTCGACACGCTGCGCCGCCGGCCCGAGTTGTGGCCCAACGCCGTCGAGGAGATCCTGCGGCTGGAATCGCCGGTGCAGCTGACCGCGCGGATGGCGCTCGACGACGTCGAAGTGGCGGGCCGGCAGCTGCACCGCGGCGATCTGGTACTGGTGTATCTGGCGGCCGCCAATCGCGATCCGGCGGTATTCGGCGATCCGCACCGCTTCGACATCGAAAGGCCAAACGCCGGAAGGCATCTCGCGTTCTCCGGCGGACGGCATTTCTGCCTGGGCGCGGCCCTGGCCCGCGCCGAGGGCGAGGTAGGGCTGCGCACCTTTTTCGAGCGCTTCCCCGAGGCGCGTGCCGCGGGGGCGGGGAGCCGGCGCGAGACCCGGGTGCTGCGGGGGTGGTCGTCGCTGCCGGTGCGGCTGGGCCCGGCCCGCTCGCTGGCCGCCGCGGAAGCCGGCGGCCGCCCGGATGAGCCGACCGCCGGGTGA
- a CDS encoding TIGR03854 family LLM class F420-dependent oxidoreductase — translation MKIRFGVGLGADNAPAELGAIVDHLESNGVDSLWFSELVYSPAVDPVVGMAFALARTHRLKVGTSVAVLPGRHPVLVAKQLASLAALAPKRVLPVFGLRSAIPAEREVFVVPDGERAAVFDESLRLLRAALVEDSATFTGRYFSVTGAAVTPKPAPPLDIWLGGSAPAAFRRILALADGWLGSFLTPAEARAGREAIERAAAAAGRHIEPDHFGISLAVADGELPPPAITAVRRRRPDLDPDELIASGWDQLHRKLDAYLDAGLTKFVIRPAGTAPWDGFLDRFVTELVGRQN, via the coding sequence ATGAAGATCCGCTTCGGCGTCGGGCTGGGCGCCGACAACGCCCCCGCCGAGCTGGGTGCCATCGTCGACCATCTCGAGTCCAACGGGGTGGATTCGCTGTGGTTCTCCGAGCTGGTGTACTCCCCAGCGGTCGATCCGGTGGTCGGGATGGCGTTTGCGCTGGCGCGGACGCACCGGTTGAAGGTGGGCACGTCGGTCGCCGTGCTGCCGGGGCGGCACCCGGTGCTGGTGGCCAAGCAGTTGGCGTCGCTGGCGGCGCTCGCGCCCAAGCGGGTCCTACCGGTGTTCGGGCTGCGCTCGGCGATTCCGGCCGAACGCGAGGTGTTCGTGGTTCCCGACGGCGAGCGGGCGGCGGTGTTCGACGAGTCGCTGCGGCTGCTGCGCGCGGCGCTGGTGGAGGATTCGGCGACGTTCACCGGGCGGTATTTCAGCGTGACCGGTGCGGCGGTCACACCCAAACCCGCACCGCCACTGGATATTTGGCTGGGCGGTTCGGCGCCCGCGGCGTTTCGGCGGATCCTTGCGCTGGCCGACGGCTGGCTGGGCAGCTTCCTCACCCCGGCGGAGGCCCGGGCCGGGCGCGAGGCGATCGAGCGGGCCGCGGCGGCCGCCGGACGGCACATCGAACCCGACCACTTCGGGATCTCGCTGGCCGTCGCCGACGGCGAACTGCCGCCGCCGGCGATCACGGCGGTGCGGCGCCGCCGCCCCGACCTGGACCCCGACGAACTGATCGCGAGCGGATGGGATCAGCTGCACCGCAAACTCGACGCCTACCTCGATGCGGGGCTGACGAAATTCGTGATCCGGCCGGCGGGCACGGCGCCGTGGGACGGCTTTCTCGATCGGTTCGTCACCGAGTTGGTCGGCCGCCAGAACTGA
- the rpfC gene encoding resuscitation-promoting factor RpfC produces MTNLCKLLVKSVVVGGFVAASMASSTGVVSAEPTPNWDAIAQCESGGNWHANTGNGEYGGLQFKPATWARYGGVGNPAAASREQQIAVANRVFAEEGVEPWPKCGAQSGLPIGWYSHPAQGIKQIINGLIQAAVPR; encoded by the coding sequence ATGACAAATCTCTGCAAGCTTCTCGTCAAGTCCGTAGTGGTCGGCGGGTTCGTTGCAGCGTCGATGGCTTCGTCCACGGGTGTGGTGAGCGCCGAGCCCACGCCCAACTGGGACGCGATCGCTCAATGCGAATCCGGTGGCAACTGGCACGCCAACACCGGAAACGGCGAATACGGTGGACTGCAATTCAAACCGGCCACCTGGGCCCGCTACGGCGGCGTCGGCAACCCCGCGGCCGCCTCCCGCGAACAGCAGATCGCCGTGGCCAACCGGGTTTTCGCCGAAGAGGGCGTGGAGCCGTGGCCGAAGTGCGGCGCCCAGTCCGGCCTGCCGATCGGCTGGTACTCGCACCCCGCGCAGGGCATCAAGCAGATCATCAACGGCCTGATCCAGGCGGCGGTCCCGCGCTGA
- a CDS encoding MDR family MFS transporter: MNAPARADTGSGGERISPQRRNLIFVAIVLGMLLAALDQTIVATALPTIVANLGDAGHQSWVVTSYLLASTIVTALVGKLGDLYGRKRVFQAAVLFFVAGSVLCGLAQSMAMLVGARALQGIGGGGITVTASALIGEVVPLRERGRYQGILGAVFGVTTVIGPLLGGYFTDYLSWRWAFWVNVPVSVIVIFVAAAAIPALAASAKPVIDYAGIVFVGLGAAGLTLATSWGGSRYPWGSPTIIGLFAAAAVALGVFVVVERRAAEPILPVRLFASPVFTVCCVLSFVVGFAMLGAMTFLPTYMQYVDGVSATTSGLRTLPMVVGMLFTSTGSGTIVGRTGRYKMFPVAGTALMALAFLLMSRMQPSTPAVIQSLYLFILGAGIGLSMQVLILIVQNTSDFEDLGVATSGVTFFRTIGSSFGAAIFGSLFVNFLNRRIGPALAASGAPPGAVSSPGALHRQPHEVAAPIVAAYAESLTEVFFWAAPVALVGFVLALFLREIPLRDIHDSTVDLGDAFGMPTTETPDQMLENAIARMLRGETGMRLRSIAMRPDCRLDVAGLWGVLRINRYTQMYGTARLTDMAEYLRIPFEVLEPTFSRLVTAGYAGSDGDRLWLTPAGAQQVGYVHSLLLAWLVDKLGRSPGFEGRPDRQAVQAALERVAYRVLAQRDWHDEQPTAAITAAAR, from the coding sequence GTGAATGCACCGGCCCGCGCCGATACCGGATCCGGCGGCGAGCGGATCAGCCCGCAGCGGCGCAACCTGATCTTCGTCGCGATCGTGCTCGGCATGCTGCTCGCGGCGTTGGACCAGACCATCGTGGCGACCGCGCTGCCGACCATCGTCGCCAACCTGGGCGATGCCGGCCATCAGTCCTGGGTCGTGACCAGCTATTTGCTCGCCTCGACCATTGTCACCGCGCTGGTGGGCAAGCTCGGCGATCTGTACGGCCGCAAGCGCGTCTTCCAGGCCGCCGTCCTGTTCTTCGTGGCCGGCTCGGTCCTGTGCGGACTGGCCCAGTCGATGGCCATGTTGGTGGGAGCGCGTGCGCTGCAGGGCATCGGCGGCGGCGGGATCACCGTCACCGCCAGCGCGCTGATCGGTGAGGTCGTTCCGCTGCGGGAGCGGGGCCGGTACCAGGGCATCCTCGGGGCGGTGTTCGGCGTCACCACGGTCATCGGCCCGCTGTTGGGCGGCTATTTCACCGATTACCTGAGCTGGCGCTGGGCGTTCTGGGTGAACGTGCCGGTCTCGGTGATCGTCATTTTCGTTGCCGCCGCGGCGATTCCCGCGCTGGCCGCGTCGGCCAAACCGGTGATCGACTACGCCGGAATCGTTTTCGTCGGCCTGGGCGCCGCCGGCCTGACGCTGGCCACCAGCTGGGGCGGCAGCCGCTATCCGTGGGGCTCGCCGACGATCATCGGCCTGTTCGCCGCCGCCGCGGTGGCGCTCGGCGTTTTCGTGGTGGTGGAACGCCGCGCCGCCGAGCCCATTCTGCCGGTCCGCTTGTTCGCCAGCCCGGTGTTCACCGTGTGCTGCGTGCTGTCCTTCGTGGTGGGTTTCGCCATGTTGGGCGCGATGACGTTCCTGCCCACCTACATGCAATACGTCGACGGGGTCTCGGCCACCACGTCGGGGTTGCGCACCCTGCCCATGGTGGTGGGCATGCTGTTCACCTCGACCGGCAGCGGCACCATCGTCGGGCGCACCGGCCGGTACAAGATGTTCCCCGTGGCCGGCACCGCGTTGATGGCGTTGGCCTTCCTGCTGATGTCGCGGATGCAGCCGTCGACCCCGGCGGTGATCCAGTCGCTGTATCTGTTCATCCTGGGCGCCGGCATCGGGCTGTCCATGCAGGTGCTGATCCTGATCGTGCAGAACACGTCGGACTTCGAAGATCTCGGCGTCGCCACGTCCGGGGTGACGTTCTTTCGGACCATCGGAAGTTCCTTCGGCGCAGCGATATTCGGCTCGTTATTCGTGAACTTCCTGAACCGCCGGATCGGTCCGGCGCTGGCGGCCAGCGGCGCGCCGCCCGGCGCGGTCAGCTCGCCGGGCGCCCTACACCGCCAGCCTCATGAGGTGGCCGCGCCCATCGTGGCGGCCTATGCGGAATCGCTCACCGAGGTGTTCTTCTGGGCGGCCCCGGTCGCACTGGTGGGTTTCGTGCTGGCGCTGTTCCTGCGCGAAATCCCGCTGCGCGACATCCACGACAGCACAGTCGATCTCGGTGACGCATTCGGCATGCCGACCACCGAAACACCCGACCAGATGCTGGAGAACGCGATCGCCCGGATGTTGCGCGGCGAGACCGGGATGCGGTTGCGCAGCATCGCGATGCGACCCGATTGCCGGCTCGACGTCGCCGGGTTGTGGGGAGTGTTGCGCATCAACCGCTACACCCAGATGTACGGGACCGCGCGACTCACCGACATGGCGGAGTATCTGCGGATTCCGTTCGAGGTGCTCGAGCCGACCTTCTCGCGCCTGGTCACCGCCGGTTACGCGGGCAGCGACGGCGACCGGCTGTGGCTCACCCCGGCCGGGGCCCAGCAGGTCGGCTACGTGCATTCGCTGCTGTTGGCCTGGCTAGTCGACAAACTCGGGCGGTCGCCCGGCTTCGAGGGGCGCCCGGACCGCCAAGCGGTGCAGGCCGCCCTGGAACGCGTCGCGTATCGCGTTCTCGCCCAACGTGATTGGCATGACGAGCAGCCGACCGCGGCGATCACGGCGGCGGCCCGCTAG
- a CDS encoding glutamine synthetase family protein encodes MTGTPLAAAAIAQLEAEGVDTVIGTVVNPAGLTLAKTVPIRRTNTFADPGLGASPSWHAFAVDQTGIAFTAEVGVVGDQRLRIDLSALRIVGDGLAWAPAAFFAQDGTPIPSCARGTLKRVEAALADAGIDAAIGHEVEFVLVAPDGQRLPSTLWAQYGLAGVLEHEAFVRDVIGSATRAGIAIEQLHPEYGANQFELSLAPQPPVAAADQLILMRLIIGRAARRHGFRISLSPAPFAGDVGSGAHQHFSLSMAEGPLFSGGAGTAGMTPAGENAVAGVIRGLPEAQGVLCGSIVSGLRMRPGNWAGAYACWGTENREAAVRFIVDGPGSPRGGNVEVKIVDPSANPYLASAAILGLALDGIKSQAALPPEVTVDPAALSDADRDRDGVVLLTDSAAEAIATLDDSELMRHILGDPVVDMVVAVRRLEQERYGDLDPTQLADRFRMAWSL; translated from the coding sequence ATGACCGGCACACCGCTTGCCGCCGCGGCGATCGCTCAGCTGGAGGCCGAGGGCGTCGACACCGTGATCGGGACGGTCGTCAATCCCGCCGGGCTCACCCTGGCCAAGACGGTTCCGATCCGGCGGACGAACACCTTCGCCGATCCGGGTCTGGGCGCCAGCCCGTCCTGGCATGCCTTCGCCGTCGACCAAACCGGCATCGCCTTCACCGCCGAGGTCGGCGTGGTGGGGGACCAACGTCTTCGGATCGACCTGTCCGCGTTGCGCATCGTCGGCGACGGCCTGGCCTGGGCGCCGGCCGCGTTTTTCGCCCAGGACGGCACGCCCATACCCAGCTGCGCCCGCGGAACGCTGAAGCGGGTCGAGGCCGCGCTCGCCGACGCCGGCATCGACGCGGCCATCGGGCATGAGGTCGAATTCGTTCTGGTCGCCCCGGACGGGCAGCGGTTGCCGTCGACGTTGTGGGCGCAGTACGGCCTTGCCGGGGTGCTGGAGCACGAGGCGTTCGTCCGCGATGTGATCGGTTCGGCGACCCGGGCCGGCATCGCGATCGAACAGCTGCATCCCGAGTACGGCGCCAACCAGTTCGAGCTCTCGCTGGCGCCGCAACCCCCGGTGGCCGCCGCCGACCAGCTGATCTTGATGCGGCTGATCATCGGCCGCGCGGCCCGCCGGCACGGGTTCCGCATCAGCCTGTCACCCGCACCGTTCGCCGGTGATGTGGGATCCGGTGCCCACCAACACTTTTCGCTGTCCATGGCGGAAGGGCCGCTGTTCTCCGGCGGCGCAGGCACGGCGGGCATGACCCCGGCGGGGGAGAACGCGGTGGCGGGCGTGATCCGCGGGCTGCCCGAGGCGCAGGGTGTGCTGTGCGGGTCGATCGTCTCCGGCCTGCGGATGCGCCCGGGCAATTGGGCCGGCGCCTACGCCTGCTGGGGGACCGAGAACCGGGAAGCCGCAGTGCGATTCATCGTCGACGGCCCCGGCAGCCCGCGCGGCGGGAACGTCGAGGTGAAGATCGTCGATCCGTCGGCGAACCCCTACCTGGCGTCGGCGGCCATCCTCGGGCTCGCCCTGGACGGTATCAAGTCGCAGGCGGCGCTGCCTCCCGAGGTCACGGTCGACCCGGCGGCGCTGTCCGACGCCGATCGTGACCGCGACGGTGTGGTGCTGCTGACCGATTCAGCCGCAGAAGCGATTGCGACCCTTGATGATTCGGAGCTGATGCGGCACATCCTGGGCGACCCGGTGGTCGACATGGTGGTGGCGGTGCGCCGCCTGGAGCAGGAACGCTACGGCGACCTGGACCCCACGCAACTGGCGGACCGGTTCCGCATGGCCTGGAGCCTGTGA
- a CDS encoding SDR family oxidoreductase has translation MKSIFITGAGSGMGREGAKLFHAKGWWVGAVDRNDDGLATLQQQLGDDRLWTRAVDVTDKAALDGALADFCAGNTGGGLDMMWNNAGIGESGWFEDVPYDAAMRVVDVNYKAVLTGAYGALPYLKKSAGSLMFSTPSSSATYGMPRLAVYSSTKHAVKGLTEALSVEWQRHGVRVADVLPGLIDTAILTTTTNHSNDGAAPMTAEELRATAPKKGMLRLMPASSVAEVAWRAYHHPRRLHWYVPRSIRLIDVFKGLSPEFVRRSIVKSLPALMPKRQ, from the coding sequence GTGAAATCGATCTTCATCACCGGCGCGGGCAGCGGCATGGGTCGCGAGGGCGCAAAGCTGTTCCACGCCAAGGGTTGGTGGGTCGGCGCCGTGGACCGCAACGACGACGGCCTGGCCACGCTGCAGCAGCAGCTGGGTGACGATCGGCTGTGGACCCGCGCCGTCGATGTGACGGACAAGGCGGCGCTGGACGGCGCCCTGGCCGATTTCTGCGCCGGCAACACCGGCGGCGGGCTCGACATGATGTGGAACAACGCCGGCATCGGGGAATCCGGCTGGTTCGAGGACGTGCCGTACGACGCCGCGATGCGCGTGGTCGACGTCAACTACAAGGCGGTACTGACCGGGGCGTACGGCGCGCTGCCCTACCTCAAGAAGTCGGCCGGCAGCCTGATGTTCTCCACGCCGTCGTCCTCGGCCACCTACGGGATGCCGCGGCTGGCCGTCTATTCGTCGACCAAGCACGCCGTCAAGGGGTTGACGGAGGCGCTGAGCGTGGAGTGGCAGCGGCACGGGGTGCGGGTGGCCGACGTGCTGCCCGGTCTGATCGACACCGCCATCCTCACCACCACGACCAACCATTCCAACGACGGCGCCGCGCCGATGACCGCCGAGGAGCTTCGCGCCACCGCGCCCAAGAAGGGCATGCTGCGGTTGATGCCGGCCAGCAGCGTGGCCGAGGTGGCGTGGCGGGCCTACCACCATCCGCGGCGGCTGCATTGGTACGTGCCCAGGAGCATTCGCCTGATCGACGTGTTCAAGGGTCTGAGTCCGGAATTCGTGCGGCGTAGCATCGTCAAGTCGTTGCCCGCGCTGATGCCGAAGCGGCAGTAA
- a CDS encoding lipoprotein LpqH encodes MQKRLPTVVLVLTAVVAGIAGCSAAQTVPRKAARLTIDGATHTTRPPSCRQDQMYRTINIPDHDGGVEAVVLLSGYRVMPQWVKIRNVDGFTGSYWQGGVGDAHVDLTNDAYTITGSAYGINSANPNKVVTTDFKIVAEC; translated from the coding sequence GTGCAAAAACGCTTGCCCACAGTCGTTTTGGTGCTGACGGCCGTTGTCGCCGGCATCGCCGGGTGCAGCGCGGCACAGACCGTGCCGCGCAAGGCCGCCCGGCTGACCATCGACGGCGCCACCCACACGACCCGCCCGCCGTCCTGCCGGCAGGACCAGATGTATCGGACCATCAACATCCCCGACCACGACGGTGGAGTCGAAGCGGTGGTGCTGCTCAGCGGTTACCGGGTGATGCCGCAGTGGGTGAAGATCCGCAACGTCGACGGCTTCACCGGCAGCTACTGGCAGGGCGGAGTGGGCGACGCGCACGTCGATCTCACCAACGACGCATACACCATCACCGGCAGCGCATACGGCATCAACAGCGCCAACCCCAACAAAGTGGTGACCACCGACTTCAAAATCGTTGCCGAGTGCTGA
- a CDS encoding amidohydrolase family protein encodes MVSDTDALAEHIGAVSLIDQHVHGCWLTTGGRRRFENALNEANTEPITGSGFDSQLGFSVRAHCAPILGLPRHADPQSYWERRCQLSEHELARLFLPAAGVSNWLVDTGIGHGVVAGVAEMAELAAAPAAELVRLEEVAEQAAQAPGDYAAAFDEILAARAAGAVGTKSILAYRGGFDGDLSEPSATEVARAAARWRELGGTRLRDRVLLRFGLHRALRLGKPLQLHVGFGDRDCDLHKANPLLLLDFLHHSGDVPIVLLHCYPYERQAGYLAQAFNNVYVDGGLSVNHLGARSPAFLARLLELAPFSKILYSSDGFGPAELHFLGAVLWRRGIHRVLREFVEAGDWSRADAIRVVNLIARENAARLYGLAP; translated from the coding sequence ATGGTCTCCGACACCGATGCCCTGGCCGAACACATCGGCGCCGTGTCGCTGATCGACCAGCACGTCCACGGCTGCTGGCTGACGACCGGCGGGCGGCGACGATTCGAGAACGCGCTGAACGAGGCCAACACCGAGCCGATCACCGGTTCGGGTTTCGACTCGCAGCTCGGGTTTTCCGTGCGCGCCCACTGCGCTCCCATCCTGGGGCTGCCCAGACACGCCGACCCGCAATCCTATTGGGAGCGCCGTTGCCAACTCAGCGAACACGAACTGGCGCGGCTGTTCCTGCCGGCCGCTGGGGTCAGCAACTGGTTGGTGGACACCGGAATCGGGCACGGCGTGGTCGCCGGTGTCGCCGAGATGGCCGAGCTGGCGGCCGCCCCCGCGGCCGAGCTGGTGCGTCTCGAGGAGGTCGCCGAGCAGGCGGCGCAAGCGCCGGGCGACTACGCGGCGGCCTTCGACGAGATCCTGGCCGCGCGGGCGGCCGGCGCGGTCGGCACCAAATCGATCCTGGCCTACCGGGGCGGGTTCGACGGAGACCTGAGCGAGCCGTCGGCGACCGAGGTCGCCCGGGCGGCGGCCCGGTGGCGCGAGCTCGGCGGCACCCGGTTGCGCGATCGGGTGCTGCTGCGGTTCGGGCTGCACCGGGCGCTGCGGTTGGGCAAGCCGCTGCAATTGCACGTCGGGTTCGGCGATCGTGATTGCGATCTGCACAAGGCCAATCCGCTGCTGCTGCTTGACTTCCTGCACCACAGCGGAGATGTGCCGATCGTGTTGCTGCACTGCTATCCCTACGAGCGGCAGGCCGGCTACCTGGCGCAGGCCTTCAACAACGTCTACGTCGACGGCGGGTTGAGCGTGAACCACTTGGGGGCGCGGTCGCCGGCGTTCTTGGCGCGCCTGCTGGAGCTGGCGCCGTTTTCCAAGATCCTCTATTCCTCCGACGGATTCGGTCCCGCCGAACTGCATTTTTTGGGAGCGGTGCTGTGGCGCAGGGGTATTCACCGCGTGCTGCGCGAGTTCGTGGAAGCCGGTGACTGGAGCCGCGCCGACGCCATCCGGGTGGTTAATCTGATCGCCCGCGAGAACGCCGCGCGCCTCTACGGCCTGGCGCCGTAA
- a CDS encoding SRPBCC family protein yields the protein MCLDQPMEGSATVHMAAPAAKIWDLIADVRNMGRFSPEVFEAEWLGGTTGPALGAKFRGHVRRNEIGPVYWTTCKVTACEPGREFGFTVLLGDREVNNWHYRLAPSGGGTDVTESFRLNPAPWLPVYWVFGGFLRKRRNIRDMTKTLNRIKDVVEADAP from the coding sequence CTGTGTTTGGATCAGCCCATGGAAGGTTCGGCGACGGTGCACATGGCGGCGCCCGCGGCCAAGATCTGGGACCTCATCGCGGACGTGCGCAACATGGGGCGGTTCTCCCCCGAGGTGTTCGAGGCCGAGTGGCTGGGCGGCACGACCGGCCCGGCCCTCGGCGCGAAATTCCGCGGTCACGTCCGGCGCAACGAGATCGGACCGGTGTATTGGACGACGTGCAAGGTGACCGCCTGCGAACCGGGTCGCGAGTTCGGCTTCACCGTGCTGCTGGGTGACCGCGAGGTCAACAACTGGCACTACCGCTTGGCGCCCAGCGGCGGCGGCACCGACGTGACCGAGTCGTTTCGGCTCAATCCGGCGCCCTGGCTCCCGGTGTACTGGGTGTTCGGCGGCTTTCTGCGCAAGCGCCGCAACATCCGCGACATGACCAAGACGCTGAACAGGATCAAAGACGTGGTCGAGGCCGACGCGCCGTGA
- the bfr gene encoding bacterioferritin: MQGDPEVLRLLNEQLTSELTAINQYFLHSKMQDNWGFTELAEHTRAESFDEMRHAEAITDRILLLDGLPNYQRLFSLRIGQTLREQFEADLAIEYEVMDRLKPAIILCREKQDSTTATLFEQIVADEEKHIDYLETQLELMDKLGVELYSAQCVSRPPS; encoded by the coding sequence ATGCAAGGGGATCCGGAAGTTTTGCGTCTGCTCAACGAGCAGCTGACCAGCGAACTCACCGCGATCAACCAGTACTTCCTGCACTCCAAGATGCAGGACAACTGGGGGTTCACCGAGTTAGCTGAGCACACCCGGGCCGAGTCCTTCGACGAGATGCGCCACGCCGAGGCGATCACCGACCGCATCCTGCTGCTCGACGGGTTGCCGAACTATCAGCGCCTGTTCTCGCTGCGCATCGGCCAGACGCTGCGCGAGCAGTTCGAGGCCGACCTAGCCATCGAATACGAGGTGATGGACCGGCTCAAGCCGGCCATCATCCTGTGCCGGGAGAAGCAGGACTCCACCACCGCCACGCTTTTCGAGCAGATCGTCGCCGACGAGGAAAAGCACATCGACTACCTGGAGACGCAGCTGGAGTTGATGGACAAGCTGGGCGTGGAGCTCTACTCGGCGCAGTGCGTGTCGCGGCCACCGAGCTGA